One part of the Schistocerca piceifrons isolate TAMUIC-IGC-003096 chromosome 2, iqSchPice1.1, whole genome shotgun sequence genome encodes these proteins:
- the LOC124777182 gene encoding protein transport protein SFT2: MADLKRDLDEYLLRNDKSQTKFSIPAVFPATSVGRWFKRSGENDEAPDGWFAEAQKDCCPRMGRIQRITGFCFCLGMGCLCFILAAMYTPVLLLKARKFALLYTLGSLFVISSFSFLWGPLHHLRHLCSRERLPFTSVYFGTLFATLYFALHVQSTPFTVLCAACQIVALLWFLFSYIPGGQSGIMFFTRLCSSTVSSTVSKTLPV, from the exons ATGGCAGATCTGAAAAGGGATCTCGACGAGTATCTCTTAAGAAATGACAAATCACAGACAAAGTTTAGTATCCCTGCTGTTTTTCCAGCCACGTCAGTTGGTAGGTGGTTTAAGAGATCGGGCGAAAATGATGAAGCACCAGATGGATGGTTTGCAGAAGCACAGAAAGATTGCTGTCCACGTATG GGCCGGATTCAGAGAATCACAGGATTTTGTTTTTGCCTCGGAATGGGCTGCCTCTGTTTCATCCTTGCTGCTATGTATACACCTGTTCTGCTCTTGAAAGCAAGAAAATTCGCACTTCTGTACACATTAGGCAGCTTATTTGTAATTAGCAG CTTTTCATTTCTCTGGGGTCCTCTACATCACCTGCGGCATTTGTGTTCAAGGGAACGATTACCTTTTACCTCTGTCTACTTTGGTACTTTATTTGCAACACTATATTTTGCACTGCAtgttcagagcacaccattcactgTGCTTTGTGCTGCGTGTCAGATTGTTGCTCTTCTATGGTTCCTCTTCAGTTACATACCTGGTGGTCAGTCTGGTATCATGTTTTTTACGAGGCTTTGCTCTTCTACTGTCTCAAGCACTGTCTCCAAAACACTGCCAGTGTGA